Below is a window of Stygiolobus azoricus DNA.
TGACACAACTGGTGCTGGTGATGTATTTAACGCTACGTTGGCTGTGTATTTAGAAAAAGGTTATGAAATTGAGAGGGCAGTAAGAATAGCTAACATAATTGCAGCGTATTCGACCACTAAGATTGGAGCTTTAGGTCCTAGGTTAGAGGAGGTGAAAAGTTTAATTGAGGAAGAAGCTTAGAATCAAGAAAAATGAAGAAAAAGAAGAAGAAGGGCATAAGTGTATAGGTTTATGTTGTGATGATTTGGTAAGTATTGAAGAACGAGATGATGTGAAATGAAGATCATATTCTTAGGGACTGGTGCTGGAGCCACCTTCGGGAGTAGAAGAATGAAAGCGGGTATTTACGTAAAGGGAGAAAAAACTTCCGTAGTCTTAGATATGGGTACTGGGGCCAATTTTAAGTTAGAAGATATAGGATTACTGGACTTTTCGGCATTATTCATTACACATTTACACATCGATCACTTTAACGGAATTTTCGACCATTTAGTACAGAGAAAACTGAAGGGATTACAGACTTTGAGAATATATTCCCCTAAGGGTCTTACGGAAGTCCTTAACACGTATATAAAAAGTGGAAATAACATATACGCTGAAGTAATAGAATCTGATCTACCTTCGGCAGAAATTGGTGAACTACAAATTTACTCTGTAAAGGGATGTCATAGCATATATGATGTAGCGTATGTAATTTCTGATGGTAAGAAGAAAATACTTTACACTGGAGACACAGCTGAACCTTGTGAAGACATTCTTAAAGAGTCCGAAAAAGTAGACTTAGTAATCCACGAAAGCAGTTGTATAGATGACTGTTCGAAATGGGGACATACGTCTCTTAAACAACTCATGGAGCTTTTTCCGAGAAAGAAACTAATTCTTACTCACATCCCCGCTCAAATAGAAGATGAAATCAAAAATTTTGCTAAAGGATATAATATAGCTTTTGATGGTTTTATAATGGATGTGTAGATTACTGGCATTCGACGTAAAAGAGAAAGTCGAGTTAGAAGTGATTAAGGCCTTCGTAAATGCTGCTAAAAATGACATTTATTATAAATATATCTCACATTCTCACGGTTGGGGAATATCGGCGATAATCGAAATAAACGGTAAACACAAGTTAGTCTATTATAAATCTCCGGAACCAATATACGAGGATGAGTTCTTTTACAACGTGGTGAACTTACTAAAAGGTGATAGGGTTACCGGTATAATCCACGCTAGAAAGGCTGGGAAAGAATTCCTTATAGGGTTAAGGCATAATCACCCCTACCACATGAAAACTAAGACCCATGACCTTTACTTCGCTCATAACGGTTCAATAAACAGGAAGGCTTTCAGCCAGCCAGATTACCCTAGTACGGATAGCTATCTATTCTTTCTGGAGTTAGTAAAGGCCTTAGAGAGCTCTCAACAAGGGATAGAAAGAGCTTACAAACAAGTAATAGATAATTTAAGTAAGTTCTCTTCAAGCTTAAATTCGGCTCTCCTTACTTTTAACGAGATAGAGGGACCGGTAGTCTACTTCGCTCACTATTATAATAAGGAGAGGATTAAAGAGATGGAAGAATATTATAAAGTGTACAAGTACGGAAATTACGTCTTCTCTTCTACGGTAGGATATTATCTCAATAGAGACATCGAAAGTGTTGAATTGGGAAGTGTAATCAGATTGTTAAATGATTAAAGAATTTAAATAAACTAGATGAGAAATTTATTTTATGCCAAAAGAGGAGATAGTTGAAGCTAAAATTTTAGACTATGGTAAGCTAAAAACAATATATAGCTCAATCCAATTCGCCAGAGCTTATGCTAAAATAGTGAAAGACGGACCACCTCCTAGGGATATACCTAAAGAGCTGTACTATCAAGCTCTACAGTCTAACGAAATAAGATATGGACCGCTAAAGGTGATAAATAACGGAAATTTAATCAAGATAGCTGAAGTGAACGCTCTAGTTAAGTCCGATAGAGAAGGAATACCCCTCTACGCTATAGTGGATTTCACAGACGGAATCAAAGTATACCTTGCTTATGAAAAGCCAAAGACAGTCGTGGGTGTGGATATCGGTGTAAGACATTTATTTACTATCGTGGCAATCAGGGGGACGACAGCTTGGAAAGTAAGGTACTGGGGTAATGAAGTTATAATAAACGAAATGATTAAAATTTTAGGAGATCCACAAGGTTTACCAGAACTTAAAAACATGAGATCAAAAATAAAAGGAATCGTAGATGAGGTAGTAAAGTTTATAGATGAACTTGAGCCGAAAGTCGTGGCATTAGAAGACTTAAAACTATTTGAAGGTAAGGCAGGCCAAGCCCTAAGGGTAGTTGAGGAGATGTTGGAAGAAAAACTGTACAATGCTGGAATTAGGTATAGGAGGTTATCTCCGTTTAACACAAGCAAGATCTGCTCTAAGTGCGGATATAAGAAAGGAGAAATAATGGGACCTTTATTCGTATGTCCTTCCTGCGGATTTAAGTCCGAAAGAGATTATAACGCAGCCTATAATCTAGCTCTTCAGTGCTACTACCAATGCTAGATCTTCCAGTACTCCCTTAAGATCCTTTTTTCTGTAGAGAAGAATTCCACAAATTTACTTCTCGTTCTCTCAGCACTTTTAGTACCCGCATAGTCCTTTTTCTCACCCTCTAATCCCTCTACGAAAGCCTTTACGCCCCTCTTTAAACCAACGCTATACCCACCCTCTAATACGGCGTAAAACTTGTTTCCATATCCTAACAAACCTAGCGCATTATAAGTCCTTTCGGTAGCCCTGATACTAGCTAATCCGTCATCTTCGAAGGCGTCAAAACCGGCTGAAAATACTATGAGTGTCGGTTTAAAGTCGTCTAATATCGATTGGATTATAGGGAACAACTCCTCATATAAGTCGTCTCCGGCCAGTGGTGGCAAAAGTAGATTAACCTTAGTACCTTTAGCTTCTCCCCCACCTATCATATCAGGAAAACCAGTTCCCGGGTAAAGTGTATGAGGATCTTGATGAATATCTATGTGCACAACATCTGGATTATCCCAGAAGATTTCCTGTGTACCGTTGCCATAATGAACGTCAAAGTCTATGATGGCTACCCTTTTCAACTTAAATTTCAAGATGGGGTAAGCCACATTGTTAAAGATACAAAAACCTAAGGTAGGTGCACCAAAAGCTCTACCTGACTTACCTGCGTGATGACCCGGAGGGCGAACTAAAGCAAAACCCTTATTTTTATATGCTGTTAACGCTCCTCCTAAGGCTAACAATGCAGAATTCCACGTGTGTTCGTTAGTATATGTATCGGCGTCTAACCATTCCCCTCTCTTAGAAGATAATTTTACTAGATTTACGTAGTTCTCGTCATGAACAACTTTAGGCTCGTCCTCACCTACTTGCTCTGGAGAGATGATAGGATTCTCTTTCAGGACTGACAACACAGTCTTTAATCTTTCGGGATTCTCAGCGTGACTAGAGGGAGGTTGATGAAAAAGATATGTCTCGGAATAAACTAGCGGTATTTTCATTTACTTTAATACTTTCTCCTTGAGAATAAAAGTGTATGAATAGAGTGGCAAAAGTAAAGGAGTTAATGGTTAAAAACAACGTTGACTACATGTTGCTAGGTCCCGGAAGTAATATGTTCTATTTAAGTGGGTTCTCAGAAGAACAGATGGAAAGGCCTTTATTTCTTATCATTAGTCAATGGGACACTTACTTTTTAGCTCCGAAAATTTACGAGGAACAACTTGAAAAACTGAACTTTAACGTGGTTTCTTATAACGATGGAGAAAACCCCTATAAAAAGCTGAATATAGAGAAAGGTAAAAGTATAGCTATCGACGACACGCTATGGTCTGCCTTCACCATAGACATTTTAGATTCGTTTTCTCCTTCTCGCCTAATAAAGGCTAGTAGTATAATGAGAGAGGTAAGAATGATTAAAGATGATGAGGAGATCGCGATTATGAAAGAGGGGCTTAAGATCGCCGAAAAGTCCTTCCTTGAGACATTAGAAATAGTAAAAGAAGGGATGACTGAAAGAGAAATATCTACGTATTTAGTGCACAGGTTTATCGAAAACGGGGCTGACGGATATTCGTTCGAACCTATCATAACTTCTGGAAGTAATACATCGATGCCACACCTCCGCTCTACCAGTAAGAAAGTTAGAAACGGTGAGGTTATAATATTCGACTTTGGCGTGAAATACAAAGGATACTCGACAGATACTACGAGAGTCGCCTTTTTAGGAACTCCTACCGATGAAGTAAAGAAGATTTATGAGGTAGTCAAGGAAGCTCAAACGAAAGCTGAAGAATCCACAAGAGAAGGTATAAAAGCTTGCGAAGTTGACAAGATTGCTAGAGGAATAATATCTTACTACGGATATGGAGACAAATTTATTCATAGAACTGGCCACGGCATAGGAATAGATGTTCATGAAGAACCTTATATATCTCCCGACAACAAGAGAAACTTACAAAATAACATGACGTTCACTATCGAGCCTGGGATATATCTACCTGGAAAGTTCGGCATAAGGATTGAAGATATGGTTTACATTAAAAACGGAAAGTCTGTAATCATGAATGAGCTCGAGAAAGAGATATTTAGGATCTAAGAGTTTAACCATGCTTTTTTAAGTCTCTTTACACCTTCAACTATTTGTTCCTCTGTAGCTACGGATATGCTTAACCTAGCCATGGTCTCACCACCTCTTAAGAAGAAAGGCTTTGCGGGAACGAAGCTGAGCCCTAATTTGACCGCTTCTAAAAACACTTTCCATGAGTCCTTCTTTAAGTCTAACAGTAAAAAGAACCCGCATTTTGGAGGGTTAAAGTCCTTAAAACCTTCGTCTTGAAGTGAATCTGCAAGTATACTCATTTTCTTTCTGTAATGCTCCGATAACGACTTCATCCTACTTGTCACAATACCTTTTCTTATAAGCCTATCTACAACGTATTGATTTATTGTAGAAGTTGAGAAGTCCATTTGCTCCAGTAAAGCAAGTTTTTGTGATATATCCTCTCTAGCTATAACAAACCCTATCCTTAATCCAGGGGCTATTATTTTACTGAAAGAGCTGATGTAAATAACTCTACCTTCCTTATCGAAATACTTGATAGGTTTTGGAGTACTTCCAGCTATGGGCTTATAAGGATCATCCTCAAGGATATAAAAATCGTATTTACTTGCCAGCTCCACTAACTTTTTCCTTCTCTCCTCACATAAGTTAACTCCTGCTGGATTATGACAATTTGGTATAACATAAAGGAGCTTTATCTTCACTATCTTCAATAACATCTCGAGTTCATCGACATTAATTCCGTTTGAGTCTAAAGAAATGGGAACTATTACATTACTTCTCAGCTTAAGAGGAGTAAAGGTTTCGACAAAAGTAGGGTTTTCCACAGCTATTGTATCATTTTCGAGGAAGTACTTAGCTAATAACTCCATAGCATGTTGAGCTCCGCTCGTAACTACTATTTCGCTTTCTTTAGCTGATAAGTCGAGAGACGGTAATACGATATTTTTTATTTCCTTTATTAACTCCTCTTGACCACCAGCACCAGGATAAAAGAGAACTTTACTTCCGTATTCATCAATTACTTGTTCATAAGCTTCCTTTATTTCCTTCAGAGGCATAACTCTTGGATCTGGCGTCCCACTAGCTAAGTTTATCTCAACCTTCTTAGCTGTTTGTGAACCTAATTCTACTGGAGACAATTCTATTTCTTTTCCGATTCTGGAGACCATCTACCCTTCACCACTATCTCTGTACCTAAGCCTATTTTCTTAGCTTTTTCATATAATATTTTCATAACCACTACATCTTCCAGCCCTATCCCTAAGGATTTAAAAACTGTTATTTCGTCCTCGCTTTTCCTCTTTATTTGCCCATCTATAACGGAAGAAATCGGTACAACTTTGTTCCAGTCTAACATCTTCATTTTATCTGCTAAAATTAAGTCTCCCGCCTCTTCCTTAGCTTGTTGTAGATCTTCAACAACTATCAAAGATGCTACTTTGAGGACTTCTGGAAACAATTCCACCCTTTCTGGTAAATTAGAACCCATTGCGTTAACGTGAACACCTTTCTCTAGAAATTCGGATTTGAGAAAAGGATCCTTTGAATTAGTCACTGTGACTATTACTTCTGCATCCTTACACGCATCTTTGTAATCCTTGGCTTTTATCACGTTAAAGCCGTCCTTAAGTAACTGTTCCACTTCTAACTCTAGCTTCTCTCTGCTAAACACTTTAATAGTAACACCTTTCTTCAGTTCGTGAAATGCTCTAACTTGGAATTGACCTTGCCTCCCGAGACCTATGACCGTAATGTGAGAATAACTTGGTTTTGCTAAATAGTCAGCTGCAATTACTGAAATAACTCCCGTTCTAATTCTGGTCAGAAGATCTGCCTCGGTTATTAACAATAACTCCCCGTTCTCATCAAAGAGCATAGAAATGAAAGAACCTTTGAGAAATACCTTAAAGCCTAAATAACTGTCTATACCACCCGCTTGATAAGTCAGTACACTACCATGATACGATGTTCTCACCCTTTTCGTATTAGCGGCGAGACCAGAATTCAATTGTTTAAAAGCTCTGACTAGTGAATCATAAACTTCCCTATAGTTTAACACCTTTTCAACGTCATTCTCTCGGAGCAGTAATGCCATTTAGTCCCTATTATCTTATGCCTTTCTGCTTAAAAGTAAAACTAATATAATTTTTCAATCATGGAATTAACCCCGAGGTTACAAGATATTATATCAATTTTAAAAGAAAGGGGAACTGTAAACCTAAAAGATCTAGCCTTAGAACTTAAAATATCTCCAAAGACGGCTAAGGGTTACGCAAGGGAATTGTATCGGCTTGGTTTTGTAGAAATGGATGAAAATGATAACCTAAAGCTGAAGAATGAGAACCCTGATAGCGTAGAACATCTAAAGAAGACTGTCGAGATCCATGGTAACGAAATAGCTTTACTCAAGAAAGAAATTGAACAACTAAAAGAGGAAATAACGAGACTTAAAAAAGCCCCTAAGAAGTAAGCCCTAAGGATAGTTTCATGACATAAGAAAGCCATCTTAACATTTTTCCGTTATCAAGCTTACTATTCCCTTTTTCTCTGTCTCGGAATACTATTGGAACCTCGACAATACGTAAATTATTCCTCAATACTTTGTATATAGCACAAATTTGAAACTCATAACCACCGGCGTTCTGGCAAGATGAAACGACTTCAACAGCTTTAGCACTATAGACTCTATAACCCGAAGTGTTATCGTGAACGGAAGAACGAAGAAGTATTCTAGTGATCAAATTAGCCCCTTTACTTATGATTTTTCTTTTCAGAGGCCAGTTTTCGATCTTTCCGCCTTGTATGTACCTAGAGCCTATAACTAGATCAGCGTTCAAACTGACGTTAAACATTGAAGGTAAGAATGAGGGATCGTGACTGAGGTCTGCGTCCATAGTAGCGATATGTGACATCCCCATCTCAACAGCCTTTCTTAACCCGAACCTCAAGGCACTTCCTAGGCCTCTCTCGTTCGTTCTTACAAACACTACTGCACCCATCTGCTTGGCTATTTCTGCCGTATTATCCTCACTATTATCATCAACCACAATTACTACTACATCCTTTACCCTCTCCCTGATTTCCCTTATCAGCACCTTAATGTTGTCAGCTTCATTATACGTTGGAACTACTACTCCGTACATTGCACATATCCCATATTTTATCACTTACATAATGTAAATTTATTCCAAACTTTCCTTTCCTTTCAGCCATAGCTTTCTCCTTTGACATTACCACTTTTATTATGGATACAGGTAAACCGGTTTTCGTCTTTACCAAGACTATATCCCCCTCTTTACATTCACAATCGTAACTTACAATTCCAGGGGCAAACAAGTCAGCACCTTTAACCACGTGCTTCACCGCTCCTTCGTCAATAGTCACAGAAGGCATATTCAACTTAAACTTCTGTATCAAACATATTGTAGGAATGAGTTCTTCTGAGAAGAAAGCTAGTAAACCATCTATGAAATAGTATACTTCCTTTTTTTCCTTACCTATTTCCACTATACCGTTCAATTCCCAACCATACTTTTCTTTGACCCTAGATAAAAACTCCCTCTTATCCTTTTCAGACAACAAATGCTTCTGCAAGACTTACTTCACCAAGTCCTCAAATTTTACGGGCATTTTGTATATATGCTTGCCTACACATTGCTCAATTGCATTAATAATTGCTGGAGTTGCAGCTACCGCTCCAGCCTCGCCTATTCCTTTACTACCAGTTGGATGTGGAGACTTACCGAAGGTAATATAATGCCATTCAATCTCAGGGGCCTCCACGGCTGTAGGTAAAGGATAATCTGTAAAGTTAGAGTTTATCAGACCCCCGTTATCGTTAAACACAACCCCTTCAAGTATAGCCTGAGAAATCCCTTGCAATATACCACCAATAGCCTGACCCTCTGCTAGCAAGGGATTTATTACCACACCTACATCATCAATAGCTATATACTTCGTTACCTTTACCTTACCCGTCTCGTCAACGGTTACCTTAGCTAAATGAACACCATAAGGCGTTGTAGGTGGTGTGTTAACTTTATATACAGCAGTAAAGTCGAGACTTTCACCCATTGAATATGCGTTCTGGACTATCTCATCAAATTTAACCTCTCTACCGTCTTTC
It encodes the following:
- a CDS encoding MBL fold metallo-hydrolase: MKIIFLGTGAGATFGSRRMKAGIYVKGEKTSVVLDMGTGANFKLEDIGLLDFSALFITHLHIDHFNGIFDHLVQRKLKGLQTLRIYSPKGLTEVLNTYIKSGNNIYAEVIESDLPSAEIGELQIYSVKGCHSIYDVAYVISDGKKKILYTGDTAEPCEDILKESEKVDLVIHESSCIDDCSKWGHTSLKQLMELFPRKKLILTHIPAQIEDEIKNFAKGYNIAFDGFIMDV
- a CDS encoding M24 family metallopeptidase, translating into MNRVAKVKELMVKNNVDYMLLGPGSNMFYLSGFSEEQMERPLFLIISQWDTYFLAPKIYEEQLEKLNFNVVSYNDGENPYKKLNIEKGKSIAIDDTLWSAFTIDILDSFSPSRLIKASSIMREVRMIKDDEEIAIMKEGLKIAEKSFLETLEIVKEGMTEREISTYLVHRFIENGADGYSFEPIITSGSNTSMPHLRSTSKKVRNGEVIIFDFGVKYKGYSTDTTRVAFLGTPTDEVKKIYEVVKEAQTKAEESTREGIKACEVDKIARGIISYYGYGDKFIHRTGHGIGIDVHEEPYISPDNKRNLQNNMTFTIEPGIYLPGKFGIRIEDMVYIKNGKSVIMNELEKEIFRI
- a CDS encoding ornithine cyclodeaminase family protein, whose translation is MALLLRENDVEKVLNYREVYDSLVRAFKQLNSGLAANTKRVRTSYHGSVLTYQAGGIDSYLGFKVFLKGSFISMLFDENGELLLITEADLLTRIRTGVISVIAADYLAKPSYSHITVIGLGRQGQFQVRAFHELKKGVTIKVFSREKLELEVEQLLKDGFNVIKAKDYKDACKDAEVIVTVTNSKDPFLKSEFLEKGVHVNAMGSNLPERVELFPEVLKVASLIVVEDLQQAKEEAGDLILADKMKMLDWNKVVPISSVIDGQIKRKSEDEITVFKSLGIGLEDVVVMKILYEKAKKIGLGTEIVVKGRWSPESEKK
- a CDS encoding zinc ribbon domain-containing protein — encoded protein: MPKEEIVEAKILDYGKLKTIYSSIQFARAYAKIVKDGPPPRDIPKELYYQALQSNEIRYGPLKVINNGNLIKIAEVNALVKSDREGIPLYAIVDFTDGIKVYLAYEKPKTVVGVDIGVRHLFTIVAIRGTTAWKVRYWGNEVIINEMIKILGDPQGLPELKNMRSKIKGIVDEVVKFIDELEPKVVALEDLKLFEGKAGQALRVVEEMLEEKLYNAGIRYRRLSPFNTSKICSKCGYKKGEIMGPLFVCPSCGFKSERDYNAAYNLALQCYYQC
- a CDS encoding class II glutamine amidotransferase, which produces MCRLLAFDVKEKVELEVIKAFVNAAKNDIYYKYISHSHGWGISAIIEINGKHKLVYYKSPEPIYEDEFFYNVVNLLKGDRVTGIIHARKAGKEFLIGLRHNHPYHMKTKTHDLYFAHNGSINRKAFSQPDYPSTDSYLFFLELVKALESSQQGIERAYKQVIDNLSKFSSSLNSALLTFNEIEGPVVYFAHYYNKERIKEMEEYYKVYKYGNYVFSSTVGYYLNRDIESVELGSVIRLLND
- a CDS encoding winged helix-turn-helix transcriptional regulator — encoded protein: MELTPRLQDIISILKERGTVNLKDLALELKISPKTAKGYARELYRLGFVEMDENDNLKLKNENPDSVEHLKKTVEIHGNEIALLKKEIEQLKEEITRLKKAPKK
- a CDS encoding polyprenol monophosphomannose synthase, with product MYGVVVPTYNEADNIKVLIREIRERVKDVVVIVVDDNSEDNTAEIAKQMGAVVFVRTNERGLGSALRFGLRKAVEMGMSHIATMDADLSHDPSFLPSMFNVSLNADLVIGSRYIQGGKIENWPLKRKIISKGANLITRILLRSSVHDNTSGYRVYSAKAVEVVSSCQNAGGYEFQICAIYKVLRNNLRIVEVPIVFRDREKGNSKLDNGKMLRWLSYVMKLSLGLTS
- a CDS encoding RNA-binding protein, which produces MQKHLLSEKDKREFLSRVKEKYGWELNGIVEIGKEKKEVYYFIDGLLAFFSEELIPTICLIQKFKLNMPSVTIDEGAVKHVVKGADLFAPGIVSYDCECKEGDIVLVKTKTGLPVSIIKVVMSKEKAMAERKGKFGINLHYVSDKIWDMCNVRSSSSNV
- a CDS encoding histone deacetylase family protein, which encodes MKIPLVYSETYLFHQPPSSHAENPERLKTVLSVLKENPIISPEQVGEDEPKVVHDENYVNLVKLSSKRGEWLDADTYTNEHTWNSALLALGGALTAYKNKGFALVRPPGHHAGKSGRAFGAPTLGFCIFNNVAYPILKFKLKRVAIIDFDVHYGNGTQEIFWDNPDVVHIDIHQDPHTLYPGTGFPDMIGGGEAKGTKVNLLLPPLAGDDLYEELFPIIQSILDDFKPTLIVFSAGFDAFEDDGLASIRATERTYNALGLLGYGNKFYAVLEGGYSVGLKRGVKAFVEGLEGEKKDYAGTKSAERTRSKFVEFFSTEKRILREYWKI
- a CDS encoding PLP-dependent aminotransferase family protein; the encoded protein is MVSRIGKEIELSPVELGSQTAKKVEINLASGTPDPRVMPLKEIKEAYEQVIDEYGSKVLFYPGAGGQEELIKEIKNIVLPSLDLSAKESEIVVTSGAQHAMELLAKYFLENDTIAVENPTFVETFTPLKLRSNVIVPISLDSNGINVDELEMLLKIVKIKLLYVIPNCHNPAGVNLCEERRKKLVELASKYDFYILEDDPYKPIAGSTPKPIKYFDKEGRVIYISSFSKIIAPGLRIGFVIAREDISQKLALLEQMDFSTSTINQYVVDRLIRKGIVTSRMKSLSEHYRKKMSILADSLQDEGFKDFNPPKCGFFLLLDLKKDSWKVFLEAVKLGLSFVPAKPFFLRGGETMARLSISVATEEQIVEGVKRLKKAWLNS